The proteins below come from a single Pristiophorus japonicus isolate sPriJap1 chromosome 18, sPriJap1.hap1, whole genome shotgun sequence genomic window:
- the LOC139229344 gene encoding uncharacterized protein — MKRRGHGNKMEKNSQCLKAMWHGGGGGGGPPEVIEVTDVEERALALVGATTQGDAGPMLQHGDDSESTDRHPIHLWHAKALCNSNTVHLDPIRSPPQQLHPPHSPPLTSPIAPASTSATHRETDQEEEQGEGLVFVPVSEITYSLEYGVSFANHKRLIKQSALGETLWTPQSQQLTSRLSRAEHNHLYIEVNRYRKSHYYTENLIIDKKSPDP, encoded by the exons ATGAAACGACGTGGTCACGGCAACAAGA TGGAAAAGAACAGCCAATGCCTGAAAGCAATGTGgcacggtgggggtgggggagggggcccaccagaggTTATCGAGGTGACTGATgtcgaggagcgtgccttggcgttggtgggtgcCACCACACAGGGTGATGCCGGTCccatgctacagcatg GTGATGATTCGGAGAGCACTGACAGGCACCCCATTCACCTCTGGCATGCAAAGGCCCTGTGCAACAGTAACACCGTCCACCTCGACCCCATCAGGAGCCCGCCCCAGCAGCTCCATCCTCCCCACAGCCCCCCCTTAACATCCCCCATAGCCCCCGCCTCCACCTCCGCAACCCACAGAGAGACagaccaggaggaagagcagggagaagGCCTAGTGTTTGTCCCTGTTAGTGAAATAACTTATTCCCTGGAATACGGAGTGAGCTTTGCGAATCATAAACGGTTAAttaaacagagcgctctgggagagacgCTGTGGACTCcgcagtcacagcagctgacttctcgtttaagcagagcggagcacaatcatttatacattgaagTAAACAGGTATAGAAAATCTCATTATTATACAGAAAATCTCATTATTGATAAGAAATCGCCTGACCCATGA
- the mul1 gene encoding mitochondrial ubiquitin ligase activator of NFKB 1 has protein sequence MAGGPSPGSALGLGLGLGLTAFGLFRYRRHRAAARSLQEAPKFPLDEDLKTVLLHTPGKCLPYAVIEGLVMSVKETLNSQFVDGCKGVIQRLVLQEHKMVWNRTTHLWNDCERIIHQRTNTVPFNLVPADGNPNISVRVIKPLESSELDLETVYEKFHPAVQTFTDILGHYISGERPKGIRETEEMLRDGDIVTGVGELVLDNNCIKLQPPKQGLQYYLSRLDFESLVRKQESRVKLWKILTLVFGITTCATLFFILRRQYKRYKMEWEQSRLQREMLAVKNQRLQELNLTEGEVPHNACAICLTRERSCVFLECGHVCSCADCYEALPIPRKCPICRNIISRIVPLYNS, from the exons ATGGCGGGCGGCCCCTCCCCTGGCTCGGCCCTGGGCCTCGGGCTCGGGCTCGGCCTTACCGCCTTCGGACTATTCCGGTACCGCCGCCACCGGGCCGCCGCCCGGAGCCTCCAG GAAGCACCAAAATTTCCTTTAGATGAAGATCTCAAGACTGTTCTGTTGCATACGCCAGGAAAATGTCTTCCGTATGCTGTGATAGAAG GTTTAGTTATGTCTGTCAAAGAGACCTTGAATAGCCAGTTCGTGGATGGTTGCAAAGGAGTGATACAGCGACTTGTTTTACAAGAGCATAAAATGGTGTGGAATCGAACCACCCATCTCTG GAATGACTGTGAAAGGATTATTCATCAAAGGACTAATACTGTACCCTTTAATCTTGTGCCTGCTGATGGCAACCCTAACATATCGGTGAGGGTGATAAAACCCTTGGAGTCATCTGAACTTGACCTGGAAACGGTGTATGAAAAGTTTCACCCTGCTGTGCAGACATTTACTGACATACTCGGCCATTACATCAGTGGTGAACGGCCTAAGGGGATCAGAGAGACTGAAGAAATGCTCCGAGATGGAGACATAGTAACGGGGGTTGGGGAGCTTGTATTGGACAATAACTGTATTAAACTGCAGCCTCCAAAACAAGGTCTGCAGTACTACTTGAGTAGACTGGACTTTGAGTCCCTGGTTCGAAAGCAGGAGTCCAGGGTGAAGCTATGGAAAATCCTGACACTGGTGTTCGGAATTACAACTTGTGCAACCTTATTTTTCATATTACGGCGACAGTATAAACGTTACAAAATGGAATGGGAGCAGTCAAGGCTGCAGAGAGAAATGTTGGCAGTGAAGAATCAACGTCTGCAGGAGCTTAACCTAACTGAAGGCGAGGTCCCACACAATGCCTGTGCCATCTGCCTGACCAGGGAGCGGTCCTGTGTTTTCCTGGAATGCGGGCATGTGTGCTCTTGTGCTGATTGTTATGAGGCCTTGCCTATTCCTAGGAAATGCCCCATTTGTAGAAATATTATCTCCAGAATAGTCCCATTATACAATagttaa